From the genome of Triticum aestivum cultivar Chinese Spring chromosome 3B, IWGSC CS RefSeq v2.1, whole genome shotgun sequence, one region includes:
- the LOC123069929 gene encoding CXXC motif containing zinc binding protein isoform X1 has translation MVFFALLVGAELDGLTNLQPRGGCDDPSYPYYFKLRCESCGETSAKTTCVSLNEVVELPTGKGTSNLLQKCKLCSRDGSVVMIPGQGTPLTAEQSQKGEMTCLMVFECRGYEPIEFAFGNGWKAESVHGTPFDIDLSEGEFDEYDEKGECPVALSKLQSTFKVVKKQGFHGKTRYV, from the exons ATGGTGTTCTTCGCGCTGCTCGTGGGGGCAGAGCTCGACGGCCTCACCAACCTGCAGCCCCGCGGCGGCTGCGACGACCCCAGCTACCCTTACTACTTCAAG CTGCGGTGCGAGAGCTGCGGAGAGACGAGCGCCAAGACCACCTGCGTCTCCCTCAACGAGGTCGTCGAACTGCCCACCGGCAAAGGCACCTCCAATCTCCTCCAGAAG TGCAAGTTATGTTCGAGGGATGGATCAGTTGTGATGATTCCTGGGCAGGGAACACCACTGACTGCTGAGCAGAGCCAGAAAGGAGAGATGACTTGTTTGATGGTCTTTGAATGCAGAGGCTATGAACCTATTGAGTTCGCTTTTGGTAATGGCTGGAAGGCTGAATCT GTACATGGGACACCATTTGACATTGATCTTTCTGAAGGAGAGTTTGATGAGTATGATGAGAAGGGAGAGTGCCCTGTCGCTCTATCCAAGCTGCAGTCAACATTCAAAGTG GTGAAGAAGCAGGGTTTTCATGGGAAGACCAGATATGTCTAA
- the LOC123069929 gene encoding UPF0587 protein GA18326 isoform X2, with the protein MVFFALLVGAELDGLTNLQPRGGCDDPSYPYYFKCKLCSRDGSVVMIPGQGTPLTAEQSQKGEMTCLMVFECRGYEPIEFAFGNGWKAESVHGTPFDIDLSEGEFDEYDEKGECPVALSKLQSTFKVVKKQGFHGKTRYV; encoded by the exons ATGGTGTTCTTCGCGCTGCTCGTGGGGGCAGAGCTCGACGGCCTCACCAACCTGCAGCCCCGCGGCGGCTGCGACGACCCCAGCTACCCTTACTACTTCAAG TGCAAGTTATGTTCGAGGGATGGATCAGTTGTGATGATTCCTGGGCAGGGAACACCACTGACTGCTGAGCAGAGCCAGAAAGGAGAGATGACTTGTTTGATGGTCTTTGAATGCAGAGGCTATGAACCTATTGAGTTCGCTTTTGGTAATGGCTGGAAGGCTGAATCT GTACATGGGACACCATTTGACATTGATCTTTCTGAAGGAGAGTTTGATGAGTATGATGAGAAGGGAGAGTGCCCTGTCGCTCTATCCAAGCTGCAGTCAACATTCAAAGTG GTGAAGAAGCAGGGTTTTCATGGGAAGACCAGATATGTCTAA